In one Dreissena polymorpha isolate Duluth1 chromosome 7, UMN_Dpol_1.0, whole genome shotgun sequence genomic region, the following are encoded:
- the LOC127837405 gene encoding band 7 protein CG42540-like → MSQSPAAMQIRYLQTLHAISAENNSTIIFPLPIDMLSVATKIGAGGGYSRPAIQAPPVRKVEPVQPAIAEVKQEESKAPMKTDVVFENQSDATVERDWSEIPDPAVYDEPEQETLLVSELTRSDLIAESPVPSLPGTPDETTAL, encoded by the coding sequence ATGAGCCAGTCGCCGGCGGCCATGCAGATCCGGTACCTGCAGACGCTGCACGCTATTTCCGCTGAAAATAACTCCACAATCATTTTTCCTCTGCCTATCGACATGTTGTCGGTGGCGACGAAAATAGGGGCTGGCGGAGGCTATAGCAGACCGGCTATTCAGGCGCCTCCCGTTAGAAAAGTAGAGCCCGTGCAGCCAGCGATAGCGGAAGTGAAACAGGAGGAATCGAAGGCACCGATGAAAACGGATGTGGTTTTCGAGAATCAGTCAGATGCGACAGTCGAAAGGGATTGGTCGGAAATTCCCGATCCTGCCGTTTACGATGAGCCGGAACAGGAAACATTACTCGTGTCTGAGTTGACCCGAAGCGATCTGATTGCGGAATCACCGGTTCCGAGTCTACCGGGTACTCCCGACGAAACGACGGCGCTCTAG
- the LOC127837403 gene encoding stomatin-like isoform X1 → MDSNSRGKEGREEPEAELGCCGCVLMGVSIFILIIFFPFSLICSLKIVQEYERAVIFRLGRVLSGGAKGPGLFFLMPCVDTFRCVDMRTFSYDIPPQEILSRDSVTVAVDAVIYARIFDATMSIINVENAHASTKLLAATTLRNVLGTKALSDILSERESIAHQMQSILDHATDPWGVKVERVEVKDVRLPVQMQRAMAAEAEANRDARAKVILADGEMKASRSLKEAADIMSQSPAAMQIRYLQTLNSIAAERNSTIIFPLPIDMLGGLMKK, encoded by the exons ATGGACAGTAATTCTAGAG GTAAAGAAGGGCGGGAGGAGCCGGAAGCGGAACTGGGCTGTTGCGGCTGCGTGCTGATGGGTGTTTCCATCTTCATCCTCATCATCTTCTTCCCTTTCTCCCTCATCTGTTCACTAAAG ATCGTGCAGGAGTACGAGCGAGCTGTCATCTTCCGGTTGGGTCGGGTCCTTTCCGGGGGAGCCAAGGGACCAG GTCTGTTTTTCCTGATGCCCTGCGTTGACACGTTTAGGTGTGTCGACATGAGGACCTTCTCCTATGATATTCCACCACAAGAG ATTCTGTCACGTGACTCAGTCACTGTGGCGGTTGACGCGGTCATCTATGCTCGAATTTTCGACGCCACGATGTCGATCATTAACGTCGAGAACGCGCATGCGTCAACCAAGCTCCTCGCGGCGACCACGTTGAGGAACGTCCTGGGAACCAAAGCACTCTCGGACATTCTCAGCGAACGCGAGAGTATCGCCCACCAGATGCAG TCGATCCTGGACCATGCGACGGACCCCTGGGGAGTGAAGGTCGAGAGAGTCGAAGT GAAGGACGTCCGACTTCCGGTTCAAATGCAGAGGGCCATGGCGGCGGAAGCGGAAGCAAATAGGGACGCCAGGGCTAAGGTGATCTTGGCAGACGGAGAGATGAAGGCCTCCCGCTCCCTGAAGGAAGCCGCCGACATCATGAGCCAGTCGCCGGCCGCCATGCAGATCCGGTACCTGCAGACGCTCAACTCGATCGCCGCCGAGAGGAACTCGACCATCATTTTCCCGCTGCCCATCGATATGCTTGGCGGCCTGATGAAGAAATAA